The genomic stretch ttagtatatatatataaaaaaataatcccTTAGAGTTAGTTTTAggtcactttttattttgagagcaTGAAGTGTGGAATGTCTCAGTGAGATTGTTAATAAAGCTGAAGGCACTTgcaaaaagattttttaatgaaatgcatAAAATCTTTTTGAATAGTACTGTATGTATCACATCTTTGCTTGATTATGCAATGTCAAAGGTTTTACTATATTCCAAGTATTAGAACATACTGGATTACTTGGGCAGTGTCAGTAGCATTCATGATGGCTTTGTTTTGATTTGGTGCAGCTGCCACCAGTGCTAATTATTCAAATTAgttcaataaaaatgattttaaaacttataacTTGATTGTTGAATTTATATGATAGTAAAAGTGAAGGGTGTAGGCGTCCATATCCCGAGTCCTGGCCTCTCGCCTCACTCCCCAGACAACATGAGCTTCACCACCCGCTCCACCACCTTCTCCACCAACTACCGATCCCTGGGCTCGGTCCAGTTGCCCAGCCACCGGGTCCGGCCGGCCAGCAGCGCGGCCAGCGTCTATGCGGGAGCCGGGGGCTCGGGCTCCCGGATCTCCGTGTCCCGCTCCTCCAGCTCCCGGGGCGGCTGGGGGTCCGGGGGCCTGGCCGGCGGGGTGGCCGGGGGTCTGGCGGGAATGGGGGGCATCCAGGGCGAGAAGGAGACCATGCAAGCCCTCAACGACCGCCTAGCCTCCTACCTGGACAGGGTGAGGAGCCTGGAGACTGAGAATCGGAGACTGGAGGGCAAAATTCGGGAACACCTGGAGAAGAAGGGACCCCAGGTCAGGGACTGGAGCCACTACTTCAAGATCATCGAGGAACTGAGGGCTCAGATCTTTGAGGTTTCTGTGGACAACGCCCGCATCGTTCTGCAGATTGACAATGCCCGGCTGGCTGCAGATGACTTCAGAGTCAAGTACGAGACGGAGCTGGCCATGCGCCAGTCTGTGGAGAGTGACATCCATGGGCTCCGCAAGGTCATTGATGACACCAACGTCACCCGGCTGCAGCTGGAGACGGAGATCGAGGCTCTCAAAGAGGAGCTGCTCTTCATGAAGAAGAACCATGAGGAGGAAGTAAAGGGCCTACAAGCGCAGATTGCCAGCTCTGGGCTGACCGTGGAGGTGGATGCCCCCAAGTCTCAGGACCTCAGCAAGATCATGGCAGACATCCGAGCCCAGTATGACGAGTTGGCTCAGAAGAACCGAGAGGAGCTGGACAAGTACTGGTCTCAGCAGATTGAAGAGAGCACCACAGTGGTCACCTCTCAGTCCGCTGAGATAGGAGCTGCTGAGATGACACTCACGGAGCTGAGACGTACTGTCCAGTCCTT from Choloepus didactylus isolate mChoDid1 chromosome 2, mChoDid1.pri, whole genome shotgun sequence encodes the following:
- the LOC119527145 gene encoding keratin, type I cytoskeletal 18, with product MSFTTRSTTFSTNYRSLGSVQLPSHRVRPASSAASVYAGAGGSGSRISVSRSSSSRGGWGSGGLAGGVAGGLAGMGGIQGEKETMQALNDRLASYLDRVRSLETENRRLEGKIREHLEKKGPQVRDWSHYFKIIEELRAQIFEVSVDNARIVLQIDNARLAADDFRVKYETELAMRQSVESDIHGLRKVIDDTNVTRLQLETEIEALKEELLFMKKNHEEEVKGLQAQIASSGLTVEVDAPKSQDLSKIMADIRAQYDELAQKNREELDKYWSQQIEESTTVVTSQSAEIGAAEMTLTELRRTVQSLEIDLDSMRNLKASLENSLREVEARYALQMEQLNGVLLHLESELAQTRAEGQRQAQEYEALLNIKVKLETEIATYRRLLEDGEDFSLSDALGCSNSMQTIHKTTTRRIVDGKVVSETNDTQVLRH